A genomic stretch from Flavobacterium sp. KS-LB2 includes:
- a CDS encoding alpha/beta hydrolase, translated as MKQLLLFLFFSVTAFSQKTTIPFDSNALGETREITIGLPPSFEKNQNKKYPLLILLDGDYLFDPFYGALNYGAYWDDLPEMIVVGISQNKNNERIDDSTYDEADGVPSGKGAKFFEFIGAELLPYIEKKYPVAPFRIIAGHDTTAGFLNFFLYKDNPIFNGYISMSPELAPDMENQIPEKLSNLKQPVFYYQSNGDGDIKRIQESIKKMDENIKQVTNPMLNYKFDNFKGASHYSLVLYSIPNALYQFFDAYKPISSTEYSDKIAILPSGYVDYLINKYAALSKSLGLKIPIRVNDFKAIEAAILKNKAYPELDKLAEIANKNYPKSMLADYELGLMYEKMGDLKKAAKRYQSASQLEEIGDLTKNMMMEKYDDMISQTPKK; from the coding sequence ATGAAACAACTACTACTATTCTTATTCTTCTCTGTTACAGCATTTTCACAAAAAACTACAATACCATTCGATTCAAATGCACTAGGCGAAACCCGGGAAATCACAATTGGTTTACCTCCTTCTTTCGAAAAAAATCAAAATAAAAAGTATCCGTTACTTATTTTACTTGATGGCGACTACTTATTTGATCCTTTTTACGGTGCTTTGAATTACGGTGCCTATTGGGATGATTTACCTGAAATGATCGTCGTAGGCATAAGCCAAAACAAAAATAACGAACGCATTGACGACAGCACTTATGACGAAGCAGATGGAGTTCCTTCAGGGAAAGGGGCAAAATTCTTTGAGTTTATTGGTGCCGAGTTACTTCCTTACATCGAGAAAAAATATCCCGTTGCACCATTCCGAATTATTGCTGGACATGATACTACAGCAGGATTTTTAAACTTTTTTCTGTACAAGGATAATCCCATATTCAATGGATACATTTCAATGAGTCCAGAACTAGCTCCCGACATGGAAAACCAAATTCCAGAAAAACTTTCAAATTTAAAACAGCCTGTTTTTTATTACCAATCCAATGGAGATGGCGACATAAAAAGAATCCAAGAATCTATAAAAAAAATGGACGAAAACATAAAACAAGTTACGAATCCTATGTTGAACTACAAGTTCGATAATTTCAAAGGCGCCTCTCATTATTCGCTCGTGCTGTATTCGATTCCAAATGCCTTATACCAATTTTTTGATGCTTATAAACCTATTTCTTCTACTGAATACAGCGACAAAATTGCTATACTTCCATCCGGTTATGTGGATTATTTAATCAATAAATATGCCGCTTTGTCCAAAAGCTTAGGTTTAAAAATACCCATTCGTGTCAACGATTTCAAAGCTATAGAAGCAGCAATTCTAAAAAATAAAGCCTACCCCGAATTAGACAAATTAGCTGAGATTGCCAATAAAAATTATCCAAAATCAATGCTTGCCGATTATGAATTGGGTTTGATGTATGAAAAAATGGGAGATCTAAAAAAAGCAGCCAAACGCTACCAAAGCGCTTCCCAATTAGAGGAAATTGGCGACCTTACAAAAAACATGATGATGGAAAAATACGATGACATGATCAGTCAAACACCAAAAAAATAA
- the panC gene encoding pantoate--beta-alanine ligase yields the protein MPIFYGKASLIDYLKSIKTVHSTIGFVPTMGALHQGHLALMQKSLLENDSTVVSIFVNPTQFNNPDDLAKYPRTLEEDVKKLTDLNPNIILYAPSVEDIYDGKPLSQSFDFDGLENQMEGKFRPGHFNGVGTIVKRLFEIVEPTNAYFGEKDFQQLQIVKKMVLKNHLQVNVIGCPIFREANDLAMSSRNERLSTEERKEAAIIYKTLIVAKEKFATNSTTAISEWVQKSFDNNPRFSLEYFVIADEATLLPCTRKNKNKKYRAFIAVLVNNIRLIDTISLN from the coding sequence ATGCCTATTTTCTACGGAAAAGCATCTTTAATCGACTATTTGAAATCAATAAAAACCGTCCATTCCACTATTGGGTTTGTTCCTACTATGGGCGCTTTACATCAAGGTCATTTGGCATTAATGCAAAAATCATTACTAGAAAACGACTCTACCGTTGTGAGTATTTTTGTAAATCCAACACAGTTTAACAATCCTGATGATCTGGCAAAATACCCAAGAACATTGGAAGAAGACGTAAAAAAACTTACTGATTTAAATCCAAATATAATTCTATACGCACCATCTGTTGAAGATATTTATGATGGAAAACCGCTTTCTCAATCTTTCGATTTTGATGGATTAGAAAACCAAATGGAAGGCAAATTCAGACCTGGACATTTTAATGGTGTAGGCACGATTGTAAAACGTCTTTTTGAAATAGTGGAACCAACAAATGCTTATTTTGGCGAAAAAGATTTTCAACAATTGCAAATTGTCAAAAAAATGGTACTTAAAAACCACCTACAAGTAAATGTAATTGGCTGCCCTATATTTAGAGAGGCCAACGATCTTGCCATGAGCTCCAGAAACGAACGCTTATCGACAGAGGAAAGAAAAGAAGCTGCTATTATCTACAAAACACTTATCGTGGCAAAAGAAAAATTTGCAACCAATAGCACTACCGCTATTTCAGAATGGGTTCAAAAATCATTCGACAATAATCCTCGCTTCTCATTAGAATATTTTGTAATTGCTGACGAAGCAACACTTTTACCGTGTACCCGAAAAAATAAAAATAAAAAATACCGTGCTTTCATTGCGGTACTTGTCAATAATATTCGATTGATTGACACCATATCATTAAATTAA
- a CDS encoding biosynthetic peptidoglycan transglycosylase, which produces MKTGKQKLILAAKILFVLFVTLIIAFYIFRDAVLQQTLAKVSNEMEVDYNSSFTIKKASFDGLSGLNLTEIILVPKNADTLFKIQKLKTSVNLWHLITGDVQLGTLEVKNGFVQLVKKGKVRNFDAFLKKDNQTEIRDEKRDYAQFAYRIISKALNLVPTDMILDNLSFRLNDNGKKATINFQKLRLVNKQLETSIQVQTNTISQRWRIKGFADPRNKKADIRFVNIDSGAIQMPYLDERFNLKSSFDSIRLNIQNIDRDGDELHIDGFMAIANLKLNHPKIASKDVILKNAKFDYRFLLGSDFISIDSSSTVQLNKIKFHPYVAYETEKDTIYKLKVTIPKMKAQDFITSLPDGLFTHFQGMEASGTFDYKLDFAFNQNKPNQLVFDSKLKKENLKITKYGEANLNKLNGEFVYRALIKNVLQRPILVGSANPNYTPLDQISPYLRKSVLTTEDPSFFSHRGFISEAFKQSIVKNIRTKKFSRGASTISMQLVKNAFLSREKTVSRKLEEILLVYILENNRIVSKERMLEVYFNIIEWGPNVYGIGEASQFYFQKTPSELSLNECLYLARIIPSPKKFMYQFNDQGMLKDFAVKQESFLTNIMFRRGLLTPEDTIYKSLPILISGPAKSFIKFKVQDSTQIKVDSLAVDEEFDL; this is translated from the coding sequence ATGAAAACCGGAAAACAAAAATTAATTCTAGCAGCAAAAATACTTTTTGTATTGTTTGTCACTTTAATTATTGCTTTTTATATCTTTCGAGATGCCGTTTTACAACAAACACTGGCAAAAGTTTCCAATGAAATGGAAGTGGATTACAACAGCTCTTTTACAATAAAAAAAGCTTCATTTGACGGATTATCCGGGCTGAATCTTACCGAAATAATTCTGGTTCCAAAAAATGCCGATACCCTTTTTAAAATTCAAAAACTAAAAACCAGTGTCAATTTATGGCATCTCATAACGGGAGATGTTCAACTTGGAACTTTAGAAGTCAAGAACGGTTTTGTCCAGTTAGTAAAAAAAGGGAAAGTGAGAAATTTTGATGCTTTTCTAAAAAAAGACAATCAAACAGAAATACGAGACGAGAAAAGAGATTACGCACAGTTTGCCTACAGAATAATCTCAAAAGCACTGAATTTAGTCCCTACGGATATGATCTTGGACAATCTGTCTTTTAGACTCAATGATAACGGAAAAAAAGCAACCATTAATTTCCAAAAACTGCGATTGGTCAATAAACAACTAGAAACATCTATTCAAGTTCAAACCAATACCATTTCACAACGCTGGAGAATCAAAGGGTTTGCTGATCCAAGAAATAAAAAAGCCGATATCCGTTTCGTCAATATTGATTCGGGTGCCATCCAAATGCCGTATTTAGACGAGCGTTTCAACCTGAAATCAAGCTTTGACTCTATTCGATTGAATATTCAAAACATAGATAGAGATGGCGACGAATTGCATATTGATGGCTTTATGGCTATTGCCAATTTAAAACTCAACCACCCGAAAATTGCCAGCAAAGATGTTATTCTTAAGAATGCTAAATTTGATTATCGATTCTTATTGGGTTCCGATTTTATTTCGATTGACAGTAGCTCAACAGTTCAGTTGAACAAGATAAAATTTCATCCTTACGTAGCTTACGAAACGGAAAAAGATACGATTTACAAACTCAAGGTTACTATCCCAAAAATGAAAGCGCAGGACTTTATAACCTCGCTACCTGACGGTTTATTCACCCACTTTCAGGGAATGGAAGCCAGTGGTACTTTTGATTACAAATTGGATTTTGCCTTCAACCAAAACAAACCGAATCAGCTGGTTTTTGACAGTAAATTGAAGAAAGAAAATCTGAAAATTACAAAATACGGCGAAGCGAATCTCAACAAACTTAATGGCGAATTTGTGTATCGGGCACTTATAAAAAATGTGTTGCAACGTCCTATCTTAGTTGGTTCAGCCAATCCAAATTATACGCCATTAGATCAAATTTCACCATATTTAAGAAAATCCGTTTTAACTACAGAAGATCCTTCTTTCTTTTCGCACCGCGGTTTCATCAGCGAAGCATTCAAACAATCCATAGTCAAAAACATAAGAACCAAAAAGTTTTCACGCGGTGCCAGCACGATCAGCATGCAATTAGTAAAGAATGCTTTTCTGAGTCGAGAGAAAACCGTATCCCGCAAACTGGAGGAAATTTTATTGGTTTACATTCTGGAAAATAACCGGATTGTAAGTAAGGAACGCATGCTAGAAGTGTATTTTAATATTATCGAATGGGGTCCAAATGTATATGGAATTGGTGAAGCAAGTCAGTTTTATTTCCAAAAAACACCTTCGGAATTATCGCTGAACGAATGCTTGTATCTCGCTCGAATTATTCCAAGTCCCAAGAAATTCATGTATCAGTTCAATGATCAAGGGATGTTGAAAGATTTTGCTGTAAAACAAGAATCGTTCTTAACAAATATCATGTTTCGAAGAGGACTTTTGACTCCAGAAGACACTATTTATAAGTCATTACCCATATTAATTTCGGGGCCTGCAAAATCTTTTATCAAATTCAAAGTACAAGACTCCACGCAAATAAAGGTGGATTCTTTAGCCGTTGATGAGGAATTTGATCTTTAA
- a CDS encoding aldo/keto reductase: MKYTTLPNTDLKVSKICLGTMTFGQQNTEADGLAQMDFALENGVNFFDTAEMYSVPARQETYGSTEKILGTWFKKTGKREEIVLASKIAGPNPNFGYMREKLDFSPASIKFALDNSLLRLQTDYIDVYQLHWPERKTNYFGQRGFKVQDDAWEDNIHNVLETLDGFVKEGKIKHIGLSNENPWGIMRFLEESKYNNLPRVKTIQNPYSLLNRLFENGSAEVCLRENVGLLAYSPMAFGVLSGKFLTGEAHPNARIKLFPQYSRYNSEQSTEATRLYQEIAKKNGLTLTELSLAFIEQQPFVTSTIIGATTLEQLKENIDTIQVSLSDEILKAIDEVQAVIPDPAP; this comes from the coding sequence ATGAAATACACAACTTTACCCAATACTGATCTAAAAGTCAGCAAAATTTGCCTTGGAACCATGACTTTTGGACAACAAAACACAGAAGCTGATGGACTTGCCCAAATGGATTTTGCTTTAGAAAATGGAGTTAATTTCTTTGATACTGCCGAAATGTATTCGGTTCCGGCGCGTCAGGAAACCTATGGAAGCACTGAGAAAATCCTTGGAACTTGGTTTAAAAAAACTGGAAAGAGAGAAGAAATAGTTTTGGCGTCGAAAATTGCCGGACCAAATCCAAATTTTGGATACATGAGAGAAAAGTTAGATTTCTCACCAGCCAGTATCAAATTTGCATTGGATAATAGTTTACTGCGCTTACAAACGGATTATATTGATGTGTACCAATTGCACTGGCCAGAACGCAAAACCAATTATTTTGGACAACGCGGTTTTAAAGTACAGGATGATGCTTGGGAAGATAATATTCACAATGTGTTGGAAACATTAGACGGGTTTGTTAAAGAAGGAAAAATCAAGCATATCGGTCTTTCAAATGAAAATCCTTGGGGAATTATGCGTTTTTTAGAGGAAAGTAAATACAATAATTTACCAAGAGTGAAAACGATTCAAAATCCATATTCCTTATTAAACCGACTTTTTGAAAACGGTTCTGCCGAAGTTTGTTTGAGAGAAAATGTAGGTTTGTTGGCATATTCGCCAATGGCTTTTGGGGTTTTGTCCGGTAAATTCCTTACTGGTGAAGCGCATCCAAATGCCAGAATCAAATTGTTTCCACAATATTCTAGATACAATAGCGAGCAATCTACTGAGGCTACAAGATTGTATCAGGAAATCGCCAAAAAAAATGGATTGACTTTGACAGAGTTGTCTTTGGCATTTATAGAACAGCAACCGTTTGTAACCAGCACGATTATTGGCGCCACAACTTTGGAACAATTAAAAGAAAATATAGATACAATTCAAGTGTCACTTTCGGATGAAATTCTAAAAGCAATTGATGAAGTGCAAGCCGTTATTCCTGATCCGGCACCGTAA
- the panD gene encoding aspartate 1-decarboxylase translates to MQIQVVKSKIHRVKVTGADLNYIGSITIDEALLEASNIIEGERVFIVNINNGERFDTYAIKGEKNSGIITLNGPAARKVQKDDIIIIISYAILEFEEAKTFQPWIIFPNENDNSLT, encoded by the coding sequence ATGCAAATTCAAGTCGTAAAATCAAAAATACACCGAGTAAAAGTAACTGGCGCTGATTTAAATTATATCGGTAGCATTACCATAGATGAAGCTTTACTGGAAGCCTCCAATATCATTGAAGGAGAAAGAGTATTCATCGTAAACATCAACAATGGCGAACGCTTTGATACCTATGCCATCAAAGGTGAAAAAAATTCAGGTATCATAACCTTAAATGGTCCAGCAGCTAGAAAAGTGCAAAAAGATGATATCATCATTATCATTTCTTATGCAATACTAGAATTTGAAGAAGCTAAAACCTTCCAACCTTGGATTATTTTCCCTAATGAAAATGACAACTCTTTGACTTAA
- the radA gene encoding DNA repair protein RadA yields MSKVKTTFFCQNCGAQYAKWQGQCNSCKEWNTIAEEIIQKQEKTAWKSETTSSNKAPKPLRINEIDSAQEIRMDTTDSELNRVLGGGIVPGSLILLGGEPGIGKSTLLLQISLKLPYKTLYVSGEESQKQIKMRAERITPSGDNCYILTETKTQNIFKQIESIEPEIVIIDSIQTLHTDYIESTPGSISQIRETTAELIKFAKETNIPVILIGHITKDGNIAGPKILEHMVDTVLQFEGDRNHVYRILRSLKNRFGSTAEIGIYEMLGNGLREVSNPSEILISHKNEELSGTAIASTLEGMRPLMIEIQALVSTAVYGTPQRSTTGYNAKRLNMILAVLEKRAGFRLGAKDVFLNITGGISVDDPAIDLAVVAAILSSNEDIAVNKDFCFAGEVGLSGEIRPVNRVDQRIQEAEKLGFSTIFVSKYNKIALKNTGIKIRLVAKIEDVASELFG; encoded by the coding sequence ATGTCAAAAGTAAAAACAACTTTTTTTTGCCAAAACTGTGGCGCTCAATATGCCAAGTGGCAAGGACAATGCAATTCGTGCAAAGAATGGAACACCATTGCGGAGGAAATTATACAAAAACAAGAAAAAACAGCTTGGAAAAGCGAAACTACTTCCAGCAATAAAGCACCAAAACCGTTGCGAATAAACGAAATTGATTCGGCTCAGGAAATCCGAATGGATACTACTGACTCCGAACTCAATCGCGTATTGGGTGGAGGCATTGTTCCTGGCTCATTGATTCTTTTAGGCGGTGAACCCGGCATTGGAAAAAGTACACTTTTGCTTCAAATATCCTTAAAGTTACCGTATAAAACTTTATATGTTTCAGGTGAAGAAAGTCAAAAGCAGATAAAAATGCGTGCGGAAAGAATTACGCCCAGCGGTGATAATTGCTATATTCTTACCGAAACCAAAACCCAAAATATCTTCAAGCAAATTGAATCGATTGAACCGGAAATCGTAATTATTGATTCCATTCAAACCTTGCATACGGATTATATCGAATCCACTCCAGGAAGTATTTCTCAGATCAGGGAAACCACAGCCGAACTGATCAAATTTGCCAAAGAAACCAACATCCCCGTGATTCTAATTGGTCATATTACCAAAGACGGAAATATTGCAGGTCCAAAAATCCTGGAACACATGGTTGACACTGTTTTGCAATTTGAAGGCGATAGAAATCACGTGTATCGCATTTTACGTTCACTAAAAAACCGTTTCGGTTCTACTGCAGAAATTGGCATTTATGAAATGTTAGGCAATGGTCTGCGAGAAGTTTCTAATCCTTCAGAAATATTGATTTCACATAAAAATGAGGAGTTATCCGGAACCGCGATTGCCTCCACATTAGAAGGCATGCGTCCGTTGATGATTGAAATCCAAGCATTGGTAAGCACCGCAGTTTATGGAACGCCACAACGCAGCACTACAGGTTATAATGCCAAAAGACTCAATATGATTTTGGCCGTATTAGAGAAAAGAGCCGGTTTTAGGCTTGGCGCCAAAGACGTTTTCCTCAACATAACGGGAGGAATTTCAGTAGATGATCCAGCGATAGATTTAGCTGTTGTGGCCGCCATTTTATCTTCGAATGAAGATATTGCAGTCAATAAAGATTTTTGTTTTGCAGGCGAAGTGGGACTTTCGGGCGAAATTCGTCCGGTTAACCGCGTGGACCAACGCATTCAAGAAGCCGAAAAACTAGGTTTTTCGACCATTTTCGTATCCAAATACAATAAAATTGCGTTGAAAAATACTGGAATCAAAATTAGATTAGTAGCCAAAATTGAAGACGTGGCGAGTGAGTTGTTTGGATAA
- a CDS encoding exodeoxyribonuclease III codes for MRIISYNVNGIRAAISKGFIDWLQHANPDIICLQEIKATEDQIPVDDITKAGYPYQYYYSATKKGYSGVAILSKIKPNNVVHGTGIHHMDFEGRNLRADFDGFSVMSLYLPSGTNIDRLGHKFMFMDDFQTYINELKKENPNLIICGDYNICHEAIDIHDPVRNKNVSGFLPQERAWLDGFMKSGFVDSFRHFNNEPHQYSWWSYRAGARGNNKGWRIDYNLVSDSLKHKLKRAVILSDAVHSDHCPILVEIE; via the coding sequence ATGAGAATTATTTCATACAACGTCAACGGAATCAGAGCTGCCATTTCTAAAGGATTTATAGACTGGTTGCAGCATGCAAATCCGGATATTATTTGCCTTCAAGAAATTAAAGCTACTGAGGATCAAATTCCAGTAGACGACATTACAAAGGCTGGTTATCCTTACCAGTATTACTATTCAGCAACAAAAAAGGGGTACAGTGGGGTAGCGATTCTTTCGAAAATCAAACCCAATAATGTCGTTCATGGCACCGGAATTCATCACATGGATTTTGAAGGAAGAAATCTTCGGGCTGATTTTGACGGATTCTCTGTGATGAGTTTGTACTTGCCATCAGGAACAAATATTGACCGATTAGGCCATAAATTTATGTTTATGGATGATTTTCAAACCTACATCAACGAACTTAAAAAAGAAAATCCAAACCTTATTATTTGCGGAGATTACAACATTTGCCACGAGGCAATCGATATTCATGATCCTGTGCGCAACAAAAATGTTTCTGGGTTTTTACCACAAGAAAGAGCGTGGCTTGACGGATTTATGAAGTCTGGATTTGTGGATAGTTTTCGCCACTTTAATAACGAACCACACCAATATTCTTGGTGGAGTTATCGCGCTGGAGCAAGGGGAAACAACAAAGGTTGGCGCATTGATTATAATTTAGTTAGTGATTCTTTAAAACATAAACTTAAAAGAGCCGTTATTTTATCAGATGCCGTACATTCAGATCACTGCCCAATTTTGGTAGAAATAGAGTAA
- a CDS encoding OmpA/MotB family protein — MIRRVSIGLLVLALSTSCVSKKIYNDLESKYTDSKKENRSLADENADLLKAKNQLELDRDGLKNDLSKSKAELDKLKADYAAAQNKFKVLQDSYAALEKNSGDALQSNMKKNRDLLDQLDEKGKALALEQERLSKSAQRLQELEDLIAAKEASMKKLKETLSKALNSFEGKGLTVEQKNGKVYVSMENKLLFNSGSWAVGSEGKKAVVELAKVLGDNPDISVLIEGHTDDDAFTASGPIADNWDLSTKRATAIVAILSENKKINKQNLTAAGRGEFSPLASNATADGKAKNRRIEIILTPRLDEIAEMLNEIN; from the coding sequence ATGATTAGAAGAGTTTCCATTGGATTATTAGTATTGGCCCTTTCAACTTCTTGTGTATCTAAGAAAATATATAACGACTTAGAGAGTAAATACACTGATTCCAAGAAAGAAAACAGAAGCTTAGCAGATGAAAATGCCGATTTGCTAAAAGCTAAAAACCAATTAGAATTAGACCGCGATGGTTTAAAAAATGATTTGAGTAAATCCAAAGCCGAACTGGATAAATTGAAAGCAGATTACGCCGCAGCGCAAAATAAATTCAAAGTCTTGCAGGATTCTTACGCCGCTTTAGAAAAAAATAGCGGTGATGCTTTGCAAAGCAACATGAAGAAAAACCGTGATTTACTGGATCAATTAGACGAGAAAGGAAAAGCATTGGCATTAGAACAAGAGCGATTGAGCAAAAGCGCACAACGTTTGCAAGAATTAGAAGATTTGATTGCCGCCAAAGAAGCCAGCATGAAAAAACTAAAAGAAACCTTATCTAAAGCCTTGAACAGTTTTGAAGGAAAAGGGTTGACAGTAGAACAAAAAAACGGAAAAGTGTATGTTTCTATGGAGAACAAATTACTTTTTAATTCGGGAAGTTGGGCTGTAGGTTCCGAAGGGAAGAAAGCAGTTGTAGAATTGGCAAAAGTTTTGGGCGACAACCCAGATATTTCCGTACTTATTGAAGGTCATACGGATGATGATGCGTTTACAGCTTCAGGTCCAATTGCCGATAACTGGGATTTATCAACCAAAAGAGCGACAGCAATAGTTGCTATTTTGAGTGAGAACAAAAAAATCAACAAGCAAAATCTTACTGCGGCTGGAAGAGGAGAATTCTCCCCATTAGCAAGCAATGCAACCGCTGATGGAAAAGCTAAAAACCGTAGAATAGAAATCATTCTTACGCCAAGATTAGACGAAATCGCCGAAATGTTGAATGAGATAAATTAA
- a CDS encoding DUF2752 domain-containing protein, with protein MTSINYTINRKDKRKIYGIIGAVLTLMIPFFLMFFNGDNHLETDQSLCPFKMVTGFPCPGCGITKSLVYFYQGDFYKSISYHLLGPFVIAFSIVSIVILTTELITKKEYFNTFMYNKRLAYGLGVFLVGYHIIRLVFFIRNNSLDSILKESIWR; from the coding sequence ATGACATCAATAAATTATACAATTAATAGAAAAGATAAACGTAAAATTTACGGAATTATAGGCGCTGTTCTAACGCTGATGATTCCGTTTTTTTTAATGTTTTTCAATGGCGATAATCATCTTGAGACAGATCAGTCTTTGTGTCCTTTCAAAATGGTTACAGGCTTTCCATGTCCAGGTTGTGGGATTACAAAATCATTAGTTTATTTTTATCAGGGAGATTTTTACAAGAGTATAAGCTATCATCTATTAGGCCCTTTTGTGATTGCATTTAGTATTGTCAGCATTGTTATATTGACCACGGAATTAATTACTAAAAAAGAGTATTTTAATACTTTTATGTACAATAAAAGACTAGCCTATGGTTTAGGTGTTTTTCTTGTTGGATATCATATTATAAGATTGGTTTTTTTTATAAGAAACAACTCTTTAGATTCCATTTTGAAAGAGTCAATTTGGAGGTAA
- a CDS encoding lysophospholipid acyltransferase family protein, producing MGLVTAKEVAKAINADKYGVLGTFSGWMLMKVLKISTLNKVYNRNKHLKDVSFLNGVLDDLQIKFEIPEEDLKRLPKEGAYITISNHPLGGIDGVLLLKLMLEREPNFKIIANFLLHRIEPLKKYIMPVNPFENHKDAKSSVVGIKETLRHLSDGKPLGMFPAGEVSTYKDGKLMVDKPWEEGAIKVIRKAQVPVVPIYFHAKNSRLFYLLSKISGTFRTAKLPSEVFSQKRRVIKVRIGKPISVSEQNEHTTIEEYSEFLRKKTYMLANPFEKESHFLPTPTLKIPKSPKKIVTAANQDKMIKEVDALRSTDCRLLQSKNYEVFFARASKIPNILHEIGRLREITFREVGEGTNEPIDLDKHDQYYHHLFLWDADANKIAGAYRMGLGSEIYPKYGINGFYLNDLFRFEPELYDMMHKSIEMGRAFIIKEYQQKPMPLFLLWKGIMHTTLRYPEHKFLLGGVSISNQFSDFSKSLMIEFMKSNYYDPYIAQYIHPKKAYKVKLKDADKDFIFDEAESDLNKFDKIIDELEPGSLRLPVLIKKYIKQNAKVVAFNVDPLFNNAVDGLMYIRIADIPESTMKPVMEEFQAELERKLADKED from the coding sequence ATGGGTTTAGTAACCGCGAAAGAAGTTGCAAAAGCAATAAATGCAGACAAATACGGAGTTCTGGGGACTTTTTCCGGCTGGATGTTAATGAAGGTGCTAAAAATATCTACCTTAAACAAAGTATACAACAGAAATAAACATTTGAAAGATGTTTCATTTTTGAATGGCGTCCTTGATGATTTACAAATAAAATTCGAAATCCCAGAAGAGGATTTAAAACGTTTGCCAAAAGAAGGCGCATATATAACCATTTCAAACCATCCTTTAGGAGGAATTGATGGTGTTTTGTTACTGAAATTAATGCTGGAGAGAGAACCTAATTTCAAAATTATTGCGAATTTTCTTTTACATCGCATTGAACCCCTTAAAAAATACATTATGCCGGTAAATCCTTTTGAAAATCATAAGGATGCGAAATCAAGTGTAGTAGGGATAAAAGAAACTCTGCGCCATTTGAGCGATGGAAAGCCATTAGGAATGTTCCCAGCAGGAGAAGTTTCTACTTATAAAGACGGAAAATTAATGGTAGACAAACCGTGGGAAGAAGGTGCTATTAAAGTCATTAGAAAAGCACAAGTTCCTGTTGTTCCTATTTATTTTCATGCTAAAAACAGCCGATTATTTTATTTACTTTCTAAGATAAGCGGCACGTTTAGAACGGCAAAGCTGCCTTCGGAAGTGTTTAGCCAAAAACGTCGCGTGATTAAAGTGCGTATTGGCAAACCCATTTCCGTAAGTGAACAAAATGAACACACAACGATTGAGGAGTATTCCGAATTTTTAAGAAAGAAAACGTATATGTTGGCGAATCCTTTTGAAAAAGAAAGTCATTTTTTACCAACACCTACTTTAAAAATTCCTAAAAGCCCGAAGAAAATTGTTACTGCCGCTAATCAGGACAAGATGATTAAGGAAGTAGATGCGTTGCGCAGCACTGATTGCCGACTTTTACAAAGTAAAAACTATGAGGTTTTCTTTGCAAGAGCCTCTAAAATCCCAAATATTCTTCATGAAATAGGTCGTTTACGAGAAATAACATTTCGAGAGGTAGGCGAAGGAACAAATGAACCTATTGACTTAGACAAACACGACCAATACTATCATCACCTATTTTTATGGGATGCTGATGCTAATAAAATTGCGGGTGCATACCGAATGGGATTGGGATCAGAAATTTACCCAAAGTATGGTATAAATGGTTTTTACCTCAACGATCTTTTCCGATTTGAACCGGAATTATATGACATGATGCATAAATCCATAGAAATGGGCCGTGCTTTTATCATTAAAGAATACCAACAAAAACCGATGCCACTTTTTCTGCTTTGGAAAGGAATTATGCATACAACTTTGCGCTATCCTGAGCACAAATTTCTACTTGGAGGCGTAAGTATCAGTAATCAGTTTTCTGATTTTTCAAAATCTTTGATGATTGAATTTATGAAGTCCAATTATTACGATCCATATATTGCGCAATATATTCACCCGAAGAAAGCCTATAAAGTAAAACTGAAAGATGCTGACAAGGATTTCATTTTTGATGAAGCGGAATCAGATTTGAATAAATTTGATAAAATTATTGACGAACTGGAGCCGGGCAGTTTGCGTTTGCCAGTTTTGATTAAAAAATACATCAAACAAAATGCAAAAGTAGTTGCCTTTAATGTGGATCCATTGTTTAACAATGCTGTTGATGGATTGATGTACATTCGAATTGCTGATATTCCAGAAAGTACCATGAAACCTGTGATGGAAGAGTTTCAAGCGGAATTAGAACGAAAATTAGCCGATAAAGAAGATTAA